The DNA region TTCGTATCCAGCCACGCCAGCTTCACTTACACCAGAGCACAGCCCCACTTACCCCAGGCCAAGACGGACTTGTCAGGGGGGGTAATGGCAGGGCTGAGAGGGGATCAGCAGTTGGGCAGACAGCAGGCTGGATGAAGTCGGGTAAGCCGACTGCTTTCTCGGACAGTATTCAGACCTTAAGCCATCTTGTCATGGGAGAACATTGCATTGCGGGAGATATCGGAAGTGTGTCAAAGACTGACAAAAGAAGGGTTAGGGTAATCCGCCAAGCAAAAAGCCCAGAACGATCAAGCATTGCCAAGAGATCCGAAAGCACTCcacgaaccaccaccactatcAGTCAATGATACCCAACTGCTGTCTGGCGCATCTGTCAAAAAACAGATCATAGTCCCTACACTTTGCGAACAAAGTGCACCGAGAGATGAAGCCTGAACCAGAAATAGAAAAAAGGGAACAAATATCGCGCGGCAGGAGATGGGCAACACTTTTCACCGGGGAGATTCCCCACCTCGTTTAATCTGGAATCACGGAACGTCCTTTCCAGGAAAACTGGTCTGGGGGGAGGACGACGTTCCGTGATCACCAGGGGCCGGCTCCCTACTGTAGGAACAGGCGGTTGGCGATGCCGGCTCGCTAATCTTCAATTTATCATTCAGCCGCAAGAGGGGAGACAGAATGAGAATGGTCTCATTCCGGGGCATGGATGTGATCTGGGTTGATCGTCCCGGAGGTGAATGATATGGATATATAAACCACTCTCACCTCCATCCATCTTACATCTCCGGATTTCAGGAGAAGTCACTTGATTACCCCCATCCTTAACTCCCTGTATAAGCCACCCAAAATgcacccctccctcctcctcggcctcctggccggcaccgccctcgccggcacCATCCGCCGCCCCggccgtccccgtccccaagCCCCCACGGCCGAAACCCTCTGCCCCATCGTCTTCGACGGCCGGCCCGACTCCTCCCTCGAACccctcgactttgacgactggaacacctcccccttcaaccccgacTACGTCAAAGGCGCCGGCCTCCCCTGGTCCTCCATCCTCCAGTTCCCCGACATCTCCCCCCCGGCCCGGTTCGACGACCCGACCTACCAGAAGCCCTTCGAGGTCACCATCAACGACTCgtccatcttcaacaaccagcGGGGCTTCCGCCGCGCCGGCCTGCAGTTCCAGGGGGACACCAACCGAGACTCCCCCGGCTCGTCGGGCATCAAGACGATCCACTTCTCGCTCAAGTGGGACGCCCAGCGGCCCTTGAACCTGAGCCACGAGTACCTCAACGTATGGCACGAGACGGCCGACTACAGCGCGAACCAGTTCAACTTTCAGGCCGGCGCCATACTCGGGCAGAACAGCCTGGCGAGGGACACGTGGAAGGTGCTCAACAGGCAGAACAGGCAGGTCTGGAGCACGCCGATCCTGAGGAACGAGTGGCAGAACTTTGCCATCTCGTTGGACTTTGTCAGAAAGTTTGTTTACCTTATTCCCACACGCCCTATCACGGTTATCATGACAaggcgaaaaaaaaaaaaagggtgtGAAATGGTTTAAACTGACATGAAAATTAACAGCACCCTCCGTGTATACTACAGCAGAGGCTCCGAACCCCTCCGCAGCGTGACCAACGCCctgaccaacaacaacgccggcgAGGGCCAGTACCAAGTCGGCATCCTCCGCAAGCCCACCGGCACCAGCGACGTCGTCAACTCTGGCTACCACCAGCGCAACCTCAACGAAGGTCTCATCTACGGCAGCGTCTTTGTCGAAGACGGCGAAGGCGGCTGCGTCTCTCTTTAATCCCCACCTCAAGAATGTACATAAACCATTATCAACATTACATAAAACATATGAATTCACACCGTTCATAACTCcccatcttttttttaaaagcCAGTTCACCATCTCAATTTCAcccaaggtaggtacctaatCTATCCTCAAGCATCGTCCCCGTCCACATCCCCGGGAataaaccccctccccccactaaccctcctccccttgacGCTGAAATTCCCCGGGCCTTGGTAGATCTGCCTGGGGTAGCTCTCGCCAACCATGGGCATGTCCTCCCTGCTCAGCAGCGCCCGtccctccatcctcgtctCGTTGCTGATGACGCGGTAGAGCAGGATCTCGGCGTTGAGGGGGGTCTTAACGGTCTTGTTCGGGAAGGTCTCCTGCTCGACGTTGAAGTCGAGGGACCAAAAGACGTCTTGcggggtggggtgggagtCGGTGTTGCGGTTGCACCAGAGTGGGTGGACCTCGCCGATTGTttcggtgagggaggtgccGATTGTGTGGCAGTAGGTTGTTAGGGGGGTTGATtcgaggggggtgttgggggggaaggttaTGTTGAAGTTTACGCTGGTGAAAGGTTAGTATTGAAGGTATGGGACGGGGGAAAAGATATGTGGACAGAGTAggaatgggaggaggaaaataGACGTACTAGAAGCGGTGGGAGAGGATCACGGCGCCGGCTCGGAAGTTTGTGATTTGGATGTCGGGGATGGGGTCGATGCGGAcgggttgagggggagggcggccGTCGTTGTTTTGGGGGGCTCTGCCTGCTAGGAGGGCACCGAGGAGGGCGGTTGGGAGACGCATTGTTGGTGGTCTTGAGTCTCCGTATCGGTGACGGTTGCCTGGCTAAAAGTctttgttggttggagggTACAATTCTCTCTTGTGTTGGGGAATAATTTATAGGAGAGAA from Podospora pseudoanserina strain CBS 124.78 chromosome 1, whole genome shotgun sequence includes:
- a CDS encoding hypothetical protein (EggNog:ENOG503NUXB; CAZy:GH131), whose product is MHPSLLLGLLAGTALAGTIRRPGRPRPQAPTAETLCPIVFDGRPDSSLEPLDFDDWNTSPFNPDYVKGAGLPWSSILQFPDISPPARFDDPTYQKPFEVTINDSSIFNNQRGFRRAGLQFQGDTNRDSPGSSGIKTIHFSLKWDAQRPLNLSHEYLNVWHETADYSANQFNFQAGAILGQNSLARDTWKVLNRQNRQVWSTPILRNEWQNFAISLDFVRNTLRVYYSRGSEPLRSVTNALTNNNAGEGQYQVGILRKPTGTSDVVNSGYHQRNLNEGLIYGSVFVEDGEGGCVSL
- a CDS encoding hypothetical protein (EggNog:ENOG503PQU6), whose product is MRLPTALLGALLAGRAPQNNDGRPPPQPVRIDPIPDIQITNFRAGAVILSHRFYVNFNITFPPNTPLESTPLTTYCHTIGTSLTETIGEVHPLWCNRNTDSHPTPQDVFWSLDFNVEQETFPNKTVKTPLNAEILLYRVISNETRMEGRALLSREDMPMVGESYPRQIYQGPGNFSVKGRRVSGGRGFIPGDVDGDDA